In Paludibaculum fermentans, the genomic stretch GCGGTCAGGGTCCCGGCGCGGCAGGGAATCACCTGATTGGCCGCTTCGGCCGTCCGCACCTTGGCGCGCTGCAGCATGGGCTCGACAATCGCCCCATAGCGGCCCGTCTCGCGCGGTTTCCACAATTCGCGGACATATTCGTACAGCTTCTGGTACGCCGCCAGTTCGGGACCCTGGAGCGCGGGATTCTTGCGGTCGCCGCGGATCATCGCCAGGTTGTGGTGATCCATCTTCGGGCAGCGCTCGTAGAGATAGGTGGTCAGCCGGTGGATTTCGTCAACATTCGTCCCGGTGGCGGTAGAGATGGCATGGATGCGCAGGCGCGGATCCGACTTCTGCATCTCGGCCAGCGCGTCGTAGGTCTGCATCGCCTTCTCGAACGCGTGCGGCGAGCCGCGGAACTTGTCGTGGAACTCGGCCATGCCGTCCAGCGAGAGCTCCGCCACAAACAGGTCGAGCGAAGGCTCCTTCAAGGTCTCTTTGACCTGCTCCACCGTGCGCGCCGTGAAGTAGCCGTTGGTCGGCACGTAGATCTGGCGCACCCCATTGTGCCGGATGAACTGGCGGCAGATCTCGCCGAACTCGGCCCGTAGGAACGGTTCGCCGCCGGAGAGGTTCAGGTTCTCCACCCGGCCCAGCGACCGCGACAGCGCGAACATTTCGTCACGTGTCAGGTCGTCTTTGCGGTTCAGATTCCGCCAGTAGAAGCAGTGCTCGCACTTCTGGTTGCAGATGGAGTTGATGAAGAGGATCAGGAACGGAGGGCTGGGCCTACGGCTGTAGTTCTGGAGCGTGATGCGTGTATGCCGGTGCAGACGGGAAAGCAGATTCAAAACCGTGCGCCCCCTGCCCGTAGGGTCCGCCGGCCGTCGAGAGACGCGGCACTCTGTGCGATGGCGACCAACTCCTCCTCCAAACTCCCGCCAGGACCTGCAAGCGGCGTGTCCGATTCACGCCAGACAGGACTTGAGTAACACTCATTATAGTCTGGGACCGGCGAATCAGACCCGGTTCTTCCGGGATTGGACAGTTTCGAAGATCGCCAGCATCTGCCGGGCGGCGGCGGCCCAGGTCAGTCGGCCAGCCGCCTCCACCCCGGCGGCGCCCATTCGTTGGCGCATTTCGGCGGAACCAAGTACGGTTGACAGCGCCCGTGTCAGTTCGGCTTCGTTTGGTTCGACGAATAGGCCCGCTCCGGGCAGGAGTTGCGGCAGCGGACTGGCCGTCGTAGCGATGACGGGGCACCCGCAGGCCGCCGCCTCGACCGCGGGCAGGCCGAAGCCCTCCATCAGGGAGGGCAGGACGAGCACGTCCGCCAGGTTCAACAGCACCGCCAAGTCCTCGTCCGGAACGAAGCCGGCGAACGTCACTCGATTCGCAAGCCCTTTGGAATCAACGAGAGTACGCACCGTCGAGTAGTAGCTATGGAAGACTTCCCGTTGATAGTCACCCACCAGGATCAGCCTGACATTCTCGTCCTGAACACGGGCGAACGCCTGTACCAGCGCGTCCAGGTTCTTGTGCGGGCTGAAGCCGCCGACATAGACGACGAAGCGTTGGCCCTTCGACAAGCCCAGGCTGGCCAGCAGTGGCGTCAGCTCCGGCATGTCCAGCCGCCGGAACGCCGCATCGCCCGCTTCACCGGCCAGGAACACGCGGTCTTCGGGCACATGGAACCGGTCCAGAATGCCGCGTTTGGAGTACTCAGACACCGTCACGATCGCATCTGCCTGCCGCCGGGCCCACGCCACCTTCAGGTTCCAGAATAGGCGGGCAGTGGGCGACGGCACGGTGAGTTGCGGGAACGTCTCGGCGATCACGTCGTGGATCATCACCAGCCGGGTTGCCCGTCCGGTCACCGGCACAAAGCTGTAAACCGTTGGAAACAGGATCAAGTCGAACTGCGGATCGGACAGCAAACGGCTTAAACGACACATGTCGCCTAGCGACCGGCGGCCCGACGCCGACGCCGCGATCGCCGCCGGCACCTTGGCGCCGGCCACCCGCACTTCGCAGCCGTCCGGAACGGTGCCGGGTTCCGGTTGGTAATCAAAGCAAAGAGTGTACTGATTGCAGCGATCTTCCTGGAGCAACGCCCGCAGCAGCGACCGCAAATGACGGCCGTACCCGCGGCCATTCAGCCAGCACGCCGCCTCCACCGCGATCTTCACGGCCGGGCTCCGCGCCGGCAAACGTACACCGTGCCGTCGCCCAATGTCCCCGGGAATTCACGGACAACCTGATAGTCCTGGTTTACGATCTGCCAAGTCTGCGGATCCCAGGCTTTCAGATGGACCGGCAAGGTATACACCAGCCACTCCGTTGGCTTCGTTTTGTAGAGGTCGAGGAACGCCTGGTCGGTCAAGGGCCGCTGCCACTGCGGCGCGTACCAGGTGTAGGCATTCGCCGCCAGACCGACCGCCGCCACCGGCTGGTGGAACTGCTCGACGTAGTCCCGGGCTCCGGTAAAGTCCTGTTTTGGATAGCGATAGACACGCGGCACCGTCAGCGCCGACGCGAGGACGATGAGCCCGGCCAGGCCGAGTCCCACTTTGGAAGGCAGCCGCAGCAGTTCGACTGACCGCAGGGCGCCGTGCATCGCGATGAGCAGCGCAAAGCCCATGCAGAAGAAGAAGAACCTGGGCCAGAGGTTGTGGCCCATGGCCAGCATCAGTCCGCCGCTGATCACGCCCGGCAGGACAAACGCCCAGGCGGCGGCCGCGTTCCGGCGATGGATGTCGAACCAGCCCAACGCCATGACCAAGCCGCCGACAACCAGCACGGCTACCGAGGAAAATCCCAGCTTCAGGCTGCGCACGGCCTCGCGGACCACCCATAGCGGGTCTGTCCACTCCGACGGCAGCGATACCTCGCCCAAGCCCGTCCGCAGGAACTCAGGCAACGCCAAGGCGTGGAGCTGGAGCGCGAGCGTACCAGCCAAGAACATGGAAGCAAAGGGGATCCACCAACCAACCTGGCGCCAGCCGCGACGGACCATCAACTGGATCAGGGAGATGATCCCGTGGCTCGCCAAGACGAAAGCCATGGTCAGGTGGGTCCAGAGTCCGAGTGCTCCGCAGATGCTGTAGAACAGCCAAAGCCTTAGGCTGCCGCGCCGTTCCGCTTCCAGCCACAGCCACGTCCCGGCCAGGGTGAAGAACAGTAGCCCGGAGTACCCGCGCGCGTTCTGTGAGAACCAGATATGGTGGTAACTCACTGTCAACAAAGCGGTTGCCAGCAGCGCCTCGCGGTCGCCCGTCACCCGTCGGCCCAGCAGGAACAGAGCCCAAAGGCTCGCCACGCCGAAGAAGACAGCCGGCAGCCGGACGGCCCACTCGTTCAGCCCGAAAACCACC encodes the following:
- a CDS encoding radical SAM protein, whose amino-acid sequence is MNLLSRLHRHTRITLQNYSRRPSPPFLILFINSICNQKCEHCFYWRNLNRKDDLTRDEMFALSRSLGRVENLNLSGGEPFLRAEFGEICRQFIRHNGVRQIYVPTNGYFTARTVEQVKETLKEPSLDLFVAELSLDGMAEFHDKFRGSPHAFEKAMQTYDALAEMQKSDPRLRIHAISTATGTNVDEIHRLTTYLYERCPKMDHHNLAMIRGDRKNPALQGPELAAYQKLYEYVRELWKPRETGRYGAIVEPMLQRAKVRTAEAANQVIPCRAGTLTAVVYSNGDVSVCETHAPLGNLRDKSFPEIWHSAEAEQLRASIARKDCYCTNEVFLWPSIVYQPWHLLSTMLGVALKSGKQPAPPVAPPAATPALVQIEVPEHKTE
- a CDS encoding glycosyltransferase family 4 protein, whose protein sequence is MKIAVEAACWLNGRGYGRHLRSLLRALLQEDRCNQYTLCFDYQPEPGTVPDGCEVRVAGAKVPAAIAASASGRRSLGDMCRLSRLLSDPQFDLILFPTVYSFVPVTGRATRLVMIHDVIAETFPQLTVPSPTARLFWNLKVAWARRQADAIVTVSEYSKRGILDRFHVPEDRVFLAGEAGDAAFRRLDMPELTPLLASLGLSKGQRFVVYVGGFSPHKNLDALVQAFARVQDENVRLILVGDYQREVFHSYYSTVRTLVDSKGLANRVTFAGFVPDEDLAVLLNLADVLVLPSLMEGFGLPAVEAAACGCPVIATTASPLPQLLPGAGLFVEPNEAELTRALSTVLGSAEMRQRMGAAGVEAAGRLTWAAAARQMLAIFETVQSRKNRV
- a CDS encoding glycosyltransferase family 39 protein, translated to MKRGVLSIGLLLLLAAVLTPGSALEALFGRAPGSLTSGPAIFKILLGLHAVLLVLWSLRRPVLLAQAEERQAMPWLPLGILTVLALVLRLIHLNTCLWMDEIFAVMDNISPPLNVILTSFASQNQHMLFSVMARVCVVVFGLNEWAVRLPAVFFGVASLWALFLLGRRVTGDREALLATALLTVSYHHIWFSQNARGYSGLLFFTLAGTWLWLEAERRGSLRLWLFYSICGALGLWTHLTMAFVLASHGIISLIQLMVRRGWRQVGWWIPFASMFLAGTLALQLHALALPEFLRTGLGEVSLPSEWTDPLWVVREAVRSLKLGFSSVAVLVVGGLVMALGWFDIHRRNAAAAWAFVLPGVISGGLMLAMGHNLWPRFFFFCMGFALLIAMHGALRSVELLRLPSKVGLGLAGLIVLASALTVPRVYRYPKQDFTGARDYVEQFHQPVAAVGLAANAYTWYAPQWQRPLTDQAFLDLYKTKPTEWLVYTLPVHLKAWDPQTWQIVNQDYQVVREFPGTLGDGTVYVCRRGARP